A genomic window from Sphingobacterium sp. BN32 includes:
- a CDS encoding RidA family protein — protein MEKEFVFGEGVPQSHLPFSPGVKCGQFLFISGQASVDMEGKIVNDTFENECRRSFDNLKRIVEAAGLTMADIVQVRNYVADEKDLLKFNEIYREYFSAPFPARTTLIGCLGTILKFEVDATAFIK, from the coding sequence ATGGAAAAGGAATTTGTTTTTGGAGAGGGCGTACCACAGAGTCATTTGCCGTTTTCTCCGGGGGTTAAGTGCGGTCAGTTTTTGTTTATTTCTGGACAAGCGTCCGTTGATATGGAAGGGAAGATAGTAAATGACACTTTTGAAAATGAGTGTAGACGTTCATTTGATAATTTAAAACGTATTGTCGAAGCTGCAGGACTAACGATGGCAGACATCGTTCAGGTTCGTAACTATGTGGCGGATGAAAAGGACTTGTTGAAGTTCAACGAAATCTATAGAGAGTATTTTTCTGCCCCATTTCCTGCAAGAACAACGTTAATAGGTTGTTTAGGAACAATTTTAAAGTTTGAAGTAGATGCAACTGCTTTCATAAAATAG